Below is a genomic region from Candidatus Krumholzibacteriota bacterium.
ACAGGGTGGCGCGGTAGCGTTTCTGCGGACGGGAGAAATAGTCGACCGTCAGTCGGCGGACGACCCCGCTGAGGGCGAGGATGGCGACGAGGTTGGGAATCGCCATGAGTCCGAGCGCCGTGTCGCCGAAGGCCCAGACGATTTCCAGGGAGAAGATCGCGCCGAGGAAGTGGACGATGCAGAAGAGGACGCGGTAGGGCATGATCGCCCGTTCGCCGAAGAGATACTCGACACTGCGGTCGCCGTAGTACGACCAGGAAATCGCCGTCGAGATGCCGAAGAGGAAGACGGCGATCGTCACGATGTAGTTGCCCCACCCCCCGAGCGGGGCGAGGCCCACCTGGAAGGCCCAGGCGGTCAGGGGCGAGCCGTTCTGCAGCATCGAGCCCTGGAGTTCCATCCCGTCCCCGGGAAGCGGCGAGCCGTCGGGTTCGCGGAAGAGGATCGTCCCGTTTTCGTCGACGACGGCCGTGCCGGTGAACCGGGCGCCGTCCGCGTAGACGGCCGGATCGTCGACGGGGCTGTCGTTCCGCACGAAGACGACGCCACGCGGCACGCCGCCCTCCACGGCGAATTCGCCCACGTACGCGTCCTGGCCGTCTATCTCGCCGTTGATGCGGACGCGTCCCTCCCCGTGCATCACCGAGATCGCCGACTGCTCGTCGAAGAGGACGAACTCCGGCTTCTTGTTCTTCCACACGCCGACGGTGACGATGACGAGCCCGGTGAGGGTGCAGATCAGCAGCGTGTCGATATAGGGCCCGAGCATCGCGACGAGCCCCTCCCGGACGGGTTCCTTCGTCCGTGCCGCCGCGTGGGCGATCGGGGCGCTCCCCTGCCCGGCCTCGTTCGAGAATATCCCGCGTTTGATCCCCCAGATCAGCGTGAACATGAAGGTCGATCCGAAGAATCCCCCGATCCCCGCCGAGGGGGTAAAGGCGCCGTGGAAGATCGTCGAGACCGCCTTCGGCACGAGGGGGGCGTTGAGGAAGAGGACCGTGACGGCCCCGAGGAAGTAGACGACGGACATGAAGGGGACGAGCCGGCTCGTCACCATGCCGATCCGCCTGATCCCGCCGATGACGACGAGGGCGACGAGCGTGGCCATGACCGCCCCGGTGATCCACGTCGGGATGCCGAAGTCGCTCCGGAAGGAGTCGGCCACGGTGAAGGCCTGCACGCTGTTGCCGCTGCCGAAGGACGAGGCGACGGCGCAGGCGGCGAAGGCGACGGCGAGGGGTTTCCACCGGGGGCCGAGCCCCTTCTCGATGTAGTACATCGGACCGCCCGAGACGACGCCCTCCTCGTTGACCTTGCGGAAATGCGTGCTCAACGTGCACTCGACGAATTTCGAGGCCGTCCCGAGGATTGCGGTCACCCACATCCAGAAGAGCGCGCCGGGGCCGCCGTAGTGGATCGCCGTGGCGACGCCGGCGATGTTGCCGATACCGATCGTCGCCGACAGGGCCGAGGTGAGGGCCTGGAAATGGTTGATCTCGCCGGCGTCCTCGGGATTGTCGTAGTACCCGGCGATCACGGCGAGGCTGTGCAAGACCTTCCGCAGCTGGATGAAGCGCATGCGGAAGGTGAGAAAGATCCCCGTGCCGAGAAGCAGGACGATGAAGTAGGGGAAGGCGTCGGGGAACTCCCAGACGTAGCCGTACACGAAATCGATCGTGTTCTTCACCGCGCTCACGACACAACCTCCCGCCCCCCGCATGGGCCGCCGCTACTCGCCGCCGAAGAGCTTGAAGAGCAGGAGCACGAGGATGCACGCGGGACAGACGAACTTCAGCATGATTCCGAACAGCCCCTTCCACCGGCCGAACCACGGGCATCCGGAGGCGATCTCCGCGGCGGCGTTGTCCATCTTCCAGATCCAGCCGAAGAAGATGGATATGAGAAGCGCGCCCACCGCCAGGGAGATCGTACCGAAGACGAGGCCCATGAGGCTGAAGAAATCCATGTGCAGCAGGGGGAGATCCCCGAGCCGGGCGACCATGCCCGTCGAGAGGGCCGAGGGGATCCCGAGGAGGAAGGCGAGCAGCGCCGTGATCCAGACCGCCCGCTTCCGCAGCCAGCCGCGCTCGTCCACGAACCAGGCCGTGACCACCTCGAGAAGCGAGATCGTCGAGGTGAGCGCGGCGATCGAAAGGAGGAGAAAGAAGAGCGCGCCGATGATGTTCCCCGCCGGCAAACTCGAGAAGATTCCCGGCAGGACGTTGAAGACGAGCCCGGTGCCCTCGTCGGGGCTCTTTCCCATCGCGAAGAGGGCGGGGAAGATGAGGAGCCCGGCCATCACGGCGATCAGCGTGTCGAAGAAGGCGACCGACAGTCCGGATGTGACGATGTTGTCCTTTTTCGACAGGTAGGAGCCGTAGGTGATCATGCACCCCATGCCGAGCGAGAGCGAGAAGAAGGCCTGGCCGAGCGCCTCGAGGATCATCCGGCCGTCGACCTTCCCGAAATCGGGCTTCAGGTAGAATGTGAGCCCCTTCTCCGCGCCGGGGAGGGTGATCGAGCGGACGATGAGCAGGACGAGCATGACGAGGAGGAGCGGCATCAGGATGCGCGACCACCGCTCGATCCCCTCGCGGACGCCTCCCTGCACCACGAGGACGGTGATGACGATGAAGGCGGCGAAGAGGGGGAAGTTGACGAGCGGATTCGAGGCGAACTCGGCGTAGGGGGTGAGATTGCCCACGAGGGTCTTGAAGATGTATCCCAGGGTGAAGCCGGCGATCACGCCGTAGTACGAGAAGATGCAGAGTCCCGTGATGACCCCGAGATAGCCGACGATCTTCCACGCGCTTCCCGCGCGGATCGACTCGATCGCGCCGACGGGGTTCCGCCTGCTGTAGCGGCCGAGCGTCAGCTCGGCGATCATGACGGGCAGTCCGAGCAGCAGGACGCACGCGAGGTAGATGACGAGGAAGGCGGCGCCCCCGTTCTGTCCCGTGACGTAGGGGAATCGCCAGATGTTGCCGAGACCGATCGCCGATCCCGCAGCGGCGAGTATGAAGCCGAGCTTCGAACTCCACTGGCCGCGGTCGGTGCCCCGTTCGATGGATTCCACCGTCGGTTCCTTTCCTCGAAAACCCCGCGGGCGCGCCCGATTGCGGATACCCTACCGGAAAGTCCGCCGGACGGGCAAGAATTTTATCGTGTCGGGGAAACCCGCCGGGCGCGCTGCTGTGTCAGCCAGAGACCGGCGAGGACGACGGCGCTGCCGAGCAGGAAGACGAGGGTGATCTCCTCGCCGAAGATCGCCCATCCGAAGAGGGCCGCGAGCGGCGGGTTGAGATAGATGAAGGAGGCGACCGACGTCGCCGGGAGAGACTGCAGGGCCGTGTTCCAGATGTGGAATCCCACGATCGTCGAGAGGACTGCGAGGTGGCCGAGGGCGAGCCAGTGGGTCCAGCCCATGCCGGCGATCGTCGCGAAGAAGGCCCGGTCGGCGAAGACGAGGAAGGGAAGGGTCCCGATGATCGTCGAGAGATAGGTGACGGTCAGCGGCGACCACCGGCGCAGGAGGTCCTTGCCGGCGATCGTGTAGAGCGACCAGCTCAGGGGCGCGAGGGCGGTGATGAGGGCGTAGATTGCCTCGGCGTCGCCGATCCCCACGATCATGCCGCGTCCGACGCGGCCCCACCTGACGACGACATAGAGGCCGGTGAAGGCCACCACGACGCCGACGATCCGGCGGAAGGGCACCTTCTCCCGGAGCAGGGGCACGGCGAGCAGGACCGTGAAGAGGGGGGAGAGGGTGGTGAGAAGCGCCGCAGCCCCCGGCTTTATCTCGCCCTGGCCGATATAGAGGAACACGTTGTAGCCGGCCACCCCGAAGATGCCCATCATCGCGACGCGCAGTGGCGCGGTGCGAAGCAGGCGGACGCTCTCGCGCCGCCGCCGGCCGTCGAGAAGCAGCCAGCCGAGACAGAAGATCGCCACGGGGAGAAAACGCGCGAGGACGAGCTGCATCGGCGGGAAGATCTCGCGCAGATGCCGGATGGCCGTGAAGGCGTTCGACCAGATGACGAAGAGGAGAACCAGCATTCCCCGCGTCACGGCCGGCGACCAGGGGCACGATCGGGAACTATCGGGCATCGCGGCACCTTGCCTGGCACTTAAAGCAGCTTCTTGAATCCATGTGGCAATCTGTGGTATAATAAGCAACTGTGAGGCGGCGTGTATAGCATCTTTTGGTTCTGCAGCGAAAGGATGTGAGAGGGATGACCAGACGGATCGCGTTTCTCGTCGCGCTCCTCGTCCTCGTGGCGACCGCTTCACAGGCGCGCGTGATCTACTCCTACCACGGCAAGGGCGGGCGCCGGGCGGTCCGCTACGCGAATCTCGCCGACAAGTGGGAAGGGGACAAGCTTCGCATCTACCGGGAGAACGGCTTTCCCGTCCACCGGATACGCGAATACGGATACGGCCGTGTCACGGAGCACTGGACGTACTACGAACTCGGCAAGGAATTCGTCTTCGATGAGAACAGCACCCTCGTGAAGACGAGGTCGTTCTGGCCCGAGAACAGACGGGAGCGTTTCGAACGAAAGTAGAACGACGAGCGTCGGGAGCGTGAAGTGGACTGCGATCACCTCACGCGGGGCAAGGGGCGAGAAATCGACTCTCTTTTCGCCGGTCCTTTCCGGAAAGTTCCCATTGACTCCTGACACTGGGGTTCCGGGAAACCAGTCCTTCACCGGGTCCTTTCGAGCCCCTTACCCGTTTTCGCGGCCCGTGTCCCCGGGGAGACGGGCCGCCTTCTCGTCCGATCCGCATGCCGGCCGCCTCCGTATAAAAAAAGTTGAAAAAAGCGGGTAAACCGGATATATTCATTGCGTTTTCCCGGCGGGCCGTTGCCGTGAGGAAGCGTTCAACTTCTTTTCCGTGCGGAATTTAACCAGTGCGAGGTGATACATGAAAGGCTCCACGATCGCTCCCGCCGCCGTCCACGAATCCCTGGGCCGGCACATGCTGGTCGACGGGTACCCCTTCGTTCTCGATATCGAGAAGAGTCACGGGACCTGGCTCTGCGACGCCCGGACGGGCAAGGAGTATCTCGACTTCTTCACCTATTTCGCCTCGTGTCCCCTCGGCCACAACCACCCGAAGCTGGCCGAGCCCGGGTTCCGCGCGACCCTCGCGTCGATCGCCGCCACGAAGGTCTCGAACTCCGATCTCTACACGACCTACATGGCCGAGTTCGTCGATACCTTCGCACGCGTCGCCGTTCCCGAGGGGCTCGGCAATCTCTTCTTCATCTCCGGCGGCGCCCTCGCCGTCGAGAACGCGCTCAAGGCGGCCTTCGACTGGAAGGTCAGGAAGAACCGCGCGCGCGGCGCGAAGAAGGAGACGGGTCAGAAGGTCATCCATTTCCGGGAAGCCTTCCATGGACGCACCGGCTACACGATGTCGCTGACCAACACCGATCCGACCAAGACCGATCTCTTCCCGAAGTTCGACTGGCCGCGCATCGACAATCCCAAGATCGTCTTCCCGCTCGAGGCGCATCTCGCCGAGACGGTCGAGGCGGAGAAGAAGGCGATCGCGCAGATCATGGCCGCGATCGCGAAGGACGGCGACGACATCGCCGCGATGATCATCGAGCCGATCCAGGGCGAGGGCGGCGACAACCATTTCCGTCCCGAGTTCTTCGCCGAGCTGAGGCGCATCGCCGACGAGCACGAGATCATCCTCATCTTCGACGAGGTCCAGACCGGCGTCTGCATGACCGGGAAGATGTGGTGCCACCAGAACTTCGGCGTGCAGCCGGATATCCTGGCCTTCGGCAAGAAGACCCAGGTCTGCGGAATCATGGCGAGCGAGCGGCTCAACGAGGTCGACAGCGTCTTCAAGGTCTCGAGCCGGATCAACTCCACGTGGGGGGGGAACCTCGTCGACATGTACCGGGCGAAGCGCATCTTCGAGATCATCGAGGAGGAGAACCTCGTCGACAACTGCGTGGCGATGGGAAAGCATTTCCAGGATCGCCTGCACGGGATCCAGGAGAAACACCCCGACCTCGTCTCCAACGCGCGGGGCATGGGACTCTTCTGCGCCTTCGACCTGCCCGATTCGCACTGCCGCGACACCTTCGTGACGCGCGCCATCGAGCGCGGCATGATCGTTCTCAAGTGCGGTCCGCGGACGGTCCGGTTCCGTCCGCCGATCAACGTCACCGCCGCCGAGATCGACCGGGCGGCCGGGATCCTCGAAGAGGTCTGCGCCCTGCAGGCGGAGGCGATGTGCGAGGGTGACGATTCCGGGGCGGTCCACACCGAGTAGCCCGATACGCGGAACGAACGAACGAAGAACGGGCGGCCGTCGAAGACGGCCGCCCGTTCTGTTTCCGCCCCGGACGATGCGGGCTCAGGAACCGCAGGCCTTGTCGCACTTGTCGCAGGAGGGCGGCGAGGGCTTCTTCGTATCGGCCTTCTCGGCTTTCCGGTAATCGTCGCTGCGGTAGTCGGTGCGGTAGAATCCGCTCCCCTTGAGGATGTGGCCGACCGGGTAGATCACACGGTGCACCTTGCCCCGGCACGCCGGGCAGCGTTTGCGCGGCTCGTCGTTGATCCCCTGGTCGATCTCGAACTCGTGACCGCATTTCTCGCATTCGTAGTGGTATGTCGGCATGTTGCACCTCTCGTTTCCGGTCGCGGCGGGTTTTCCGTAAAGTAGGGCCGATGGCGGCGGCGGGCAAGGAAAAAAAACGGATGATCCTCACCGCTTGACGAGGGCGATGACGTGGGCGCCGACGTAGTGGCGGAGAAGACGGTAGAGAGGCCGTTCGGGGAAGTTGAAGGCGCGGGTCGTCGTCAGCTCGCAAACCTCGAGGCCGGGATGACGGCGGAGGCGCCGTTTCCACCAGCGCGCGGTCTTGAAATCCTCGTCCCTTCCGTACCAGCCGATCCCGAAATTCTCGATATTGCGGCTCTTGGTGAAGAGCCAGCGCGGCCCTCCCTCGCGGCCGCGCGTGCGGACGAACTTGCCGAAGAACTGTTCGCCGAAGGTGCGCGGGTTGAGCAGGTTTCCCACGACGATGACGATGCGGCCGCCGGGGCGGAGCACCCGCGCCTGCTCGGTGAGAGCGAGGTCGACGTCCCAGACGTGCTCGAAGGTGTCCTTGGAATAGACGGCGTCGAAGTGCCCGTCGCCGAACGGGAGGGCGCAGGTATCGCCGCGCAGCGACGCCACGTCGAGCCGGTTCGCCGCGGCGAACCCCCTGACGAACTCGGGGTTGCCCGGGCAGATGTCGATGTCGACGAGGTGGCCGCCGAGTGCGGCGAGCTCGAAGGAGGTGTATCCGACGCCGCCGCCGATCTCGAGTATGCGCATTCCCGGGCGGAAGTCGACGAGACGGAGAAACATCTCCACCTCGCGGCGGTAGCGGCCGATGTCCCGCGTGTACTGCTCCTGGCGGTCGGCGTACTCAGCCTGCCGGTCGTTGATCGGCGGATCGGGCAGCGGCCGCCTGATGACGAGCCGGGCGGGATCGACAACAATCTCGGTATCGGGCATACGGCGCTTTTCGTCGGGGTTTCGCGGGCATCGGCGAATTGATATACTGTGAGTATACGATGTCGCCATCTGTCCGGTCAACCCGCGCGAGCTCGGGAAGAGAGGAGCCGCCGTGAAACGCATCGCCGTCGTGATCCTGCTCGCCGCGACGATCACCGCCGCCCTCCGCTGCGACGCCGAAACGACGACCCTCGCGCGCGTCAGGCTGTCGCGCGATCTCTCCCCCGCCGACCTCGCCGCCGCCGGCGTCGAGACGATCGCCTCCTACCCGGACGGCCGGCTCGACGTCGCCGTCACCGACGAGCAGCTCGCGTGGCTCCGCAACCGGACCTTCCACGTGCGGATACTCGCCCGGCCGTCTCTCGCGGCGGCGGCCGCCCTCGACGCGAACCTCGGCCTCTACCACACGGTGGCCGAGACGGAGGCGGCTCTCGATTCGCTCGCCGCCGCCTACCCCGCCCTGACGCGGATCGACACGCTCGGCTGGAGCGTCGAGGGCCGGCCGATCCGGGCGATCAAGATCTCGGACGACGCCGCGATCGACGAGGACGAGCCCGAGGTGCTGCTCATGGGCTGCCATCACGCCCGCGAGCTCATGTCGGTCGAGGTGCCGCTCCTGCTCGCCGGCCACCTGCTCGGCCGCTACGGCGAGAGCCCGGCGATCGCCGGGCTCGTCGACGGCCGGGAGATCTGGATCGTGCCGATCGTCAATCCCGACGGGCACGTCTATGTCGAGCAGAACCACGCCGGGGACTGGTGGACGTGGTGGCGAAAGAACCGCCGCGACAACGGGGACGGCACCTTCGGCATCGATCTCAACCGCAACTATTCGTATCGCTGGGGGTACGACGACATCGGCTCGTCCGGATCGACGGGCAGCAGCCTCTACCGCGGCCCCGCCCCCTTCAGCGAGCCGGAGACGCGGGCCGTCCGGGACTTCTGCGCCGGCCGCGAGTTCTCCGTCGCGCTCTCGTACCATTCCTACGGCGAGCTGATCATCTATCCGTGGGGATACGACGCCGTCTACACCGACGATCACGATCTCTTCTCGATTCTCGCCGACACGCTCCGACGCGGCAACGGGTACGCGCCCGGCTGCACGGCGGAGGACATCCTCTACCCGACGAACGGCGACACCGACGACTGGGCCTACGGCGAGACGGCGGAAAAGGGCCGCTTCTTCTCCTTCACCGTCGAGCTGAACTCCTTCGAGGAGGGCGGGTTCGCTCCTCCCGAGGGGTTGATCGGACCCACCTTCGACGCCGTGCTCGAACTCAATCTCGCGCTCATCCGCCGCGCCGGCGAACCGCGCGGCGTCCTCGGGCCGCGCCCACCGGCGATCGAGCCGGTGACGCCGCTCGCCGCGCCGAGCTATCTCGTCTCCTGGAAACGGAGCGCCGCGAAAGATCCGAACCCCGCCGTCCGCTGGGACGTGTGGGAGATCGCCGGCCTCGGCGGCGTCGAGGATTCCTGCGAGGCGGGAGACGTCCTCTGGGAGCCGGACGGCTTCGTCCAGACCGACGAGTGGGGGTACGCCCTGCCGGGGAGCTGGTATTCGGGGCGGGGAAACGATCTGGCGTCGCGTCTCGAGATGCGAACGATCTATCCTCTCTGGCTCGGCGACACCTTGCGGTGCATGCTCTGGTACGACATCGAGGACTACTACGACTTCTTCTACCTCGAGGCGAGCCTCGACGACGGCCTCACCTGGGAGACGGTTCCCGGCAATCTCACCACCGACGCCGATCCCTTCGGCGCCAACCGCGGTGAGGGGATCACCGGATCCTCGGAGGGGTGGGTCGAAGCCCTGTTTTTGCTCGACCGCCTCGGCGTCCTCCTCGGCGACGCGGCGCTCAGGCTGCGCTTCTCCTACCACACCGATTCGTCGATCAGCGGGCAGGGCGTCTACCTGGATCTCGTCTCGCCCGTCGCCGACTGCGAGTCGTTCGCGCTCGCGGCGACGGCCGTCCCCGACACCTTTCTCGTCGTCACGCCCGTGCGGACGGGAACGTTCCACTACCTCGCGCGGGGGATCGACGCCGAGGGGCACGCCGGCCGGCGGAGCCGCCTCGCCGGGACAGAAGTGGACCGAACGACGCCGGCGGATCTTCCTTCGGCGGCGTCGGCGTTCCCGCCGAACCGGCCGAACCCGTTCAATCCCTCGACAATCTTCCGATACGTCGTCGGGGCCGCGGACGCCCCGGGCGGACTGGCGGCGGTGCGCCTCGAACTCTACGACGCGGCCGGACGCCGGATCGCGACGATCGACGAGGGGCCACGGGCGCCGGGAAGCTACGCCGTCCGGTGGGACGGGACGAACGCCTCCGGTCGGCGGGCGGCGAGCGGCGTCTACTTCGCGCGGCTGCTGGTCGGAGGCCGCCGATTCGCGCGCAAGGCGGTGCTGCTCCGCTGAAACTCGATGCCCCCTTGCGCGCGCGGCCGGTCTGCGGTATGGTTGGCGCCGGGCTGCGGCCGGAAGACGACACTCGTACGGCAACAAGGAGGACGGGATGGACAAGCTGCACAGCGCCGCGAAACGCGCGGTCGTGAATTCGCTGAAGCTGAAGAAGGGCGAGCGGTTCCTCATCGTCACCGATCGGCAGAAGATGAAGATCGCCGAGGCGATGGCGTACTGGGCGAAGACTGTCGGCGCGGAGACGACGACCTACCTCATGACGGAGACCCTGCGGCCCATCGACGAGCCCACCGAGCTCTTCAAGACGATGATCCGCAGGATCGACGCCATGGTCTACATGCTCGAGGGCCGTCCCGAGGAGAAGCCCTTCCGCTACTTCATGGTCGGCGCCGGCGGCCGGTATGGCCGGATCTGCATGATGCCGGGGATCACGTCCGACATGATGGAGCGCCTCGTGAACGTCGACTTCCGGAAGATGGACGCCCTCACGAAGAAGGTCATCCGGACGATCAAGGACTGCCCCGAGGTGCACGTCACGAACGCGAAGGGGACCGACATCACCTTCAGCGTCAAGGGCCGGAAGTGGATGAACGACAACGGTGACATCAGCAAGAAGGGGATGCACGGCAACCTCCCCGCCGGGGAGTGCTACACGTGTCCCGTGGAGAGCACCTTCACCGGCAGGATCGTCATCGGCCTCATCGACGACAAGCTCGGCAGGGGCGTGCTCACCTTCGAGAAGGGGGAGCTGGTCGATTTCTCAGGGCGCGGCGTGACGGAGATCATGAAGTCGATCGGCCGCGACAAGACCGGCCGCATGATCGGCGAGTTCGGGATCGGCACCAACCGGGGGGCGAAGATCTGCAGGAACATGCTCGAGGCCGAGAAGGCCTTCGGCACGGTGCACTTCGCCATCGGCGATTCCTACGGCCTGGGAAAGAACAAGAGCAAGTGGCACTTCGACGGGCTCGTCGAGAAGGTCACACTCGTCGCCGGGCGCAAGACCCTCATCAGGAACGGCAAGTTCCTCGTTACGTAGGGCCGCCCCCGGACGATGGCGCGAGCACGGGAGCGGAGCGGTTCCGCTCCCGTTCCTGTTTCCGGACGATGTTGCTCGTGGCCGCGATCATCGCGAAGAGCAGCCAGATGAAGAAGACGTACTTCTCGTTGCGGAGGTACTCGATCTTCAGCTGGTCGACCGCGAACAAGACGAAGCAGACGTGCAGGATCTTGAGGAAGGCGACGGGGAACGACGCGGTGACGATCGACGCGTGGATCGCCGGCGTGGTCATCCGGAAGATCCGCCAGAGGAAGAAGAGGAAGGCGGCGAGGCCGACGATCCCCGTGATGTTGAAATAGAAGAGGTAGACGTTGTGCGGCCAGAGCCCCTTGTCGAGGCCGCTCGCGAAATCCCACCCGGGACCCTTCCCGATGAATGGATGCTCCATCCCCCGCTCGATCGCGCCGCTCCAGGCGGCCATCCGGTTGGTGGGCACCACCCCCCGCTCGAAGGTCGTCTTGAGAAGACGTTCGAAGAGGGAGCCCGAGGTCGTGTACTGCGAGACGAAGGTCTCCAGTATGACGATCAGCAGGGCGAAGCCCGCCGCGATGCCGACGAACCGGACGATGTCGAGATCGCGGCGCGAGAGGATCGTCAGGTAGGCGAGACCGATGAAGAGCGAGATGAACGCCCCCCTGGTGATCGTGGCGAGCATCATCGCCAGGTTCGAGACGAGCAGGAAGAGGTAGAGGCCGCGCCAGAGCATCCGCCTGGCGCGGACGACCATGAAGAGGAGGATCAGGATGTTGATCGCGAAGAATTCGGCGACGAGCTCGAAATCGTGGAATGGCCCTCCCATCCGGATGTCCCGCATGATCAGCTGGGCGCGATGGCGCGTGTAGAGCCAGAAGGGGATCAGGGTACGGCCGGGATAGAGCATCTCTACCACCGTGAAGATGACCACCAGGGTGGAACAGACGACCATGAACTTGACGGTCCGCTCGAGGGCCTTCTCGTTGTCGACGAAGGAGATGATCATGAAGAAGAAGAGGGCGGCGGCGATGAAGTTGCCCGTATGAAGGAGCGCCGAACGCTGCAGCAGCATGGGCTGCACCCCGAGGACGTTGTACAGCGAGAGGATGTAGGTGCCGACGAGGAAGAGCACCGGCGCGGCGACCCGTTTGTCGAGAAAGAAGCGTTCCTGCCCGGCCGACACGCGGATCATGTGGATCAGGAAGATCACGATCGTGAAGACGAAGTTGGACGTCCCGAGCGAGATGGCGAAGGGGAAGGGGTACATCACCACGAGGAACCAGAGCGCGCCGATCGTGGAGAAGTTCCAGAGAACGAGAACGACGACGACCCCGACGATCGCCTCGATCACCCGCTTCGCCGGCGAGGCGATCTGCGAGCCGACGAGGATGCCCATCCCCAGCACTATCGCCGACGGCCTGAGCCACCGGAAGCGGGAGCGCCCGGTTGTCCGGCCCGGCGCCGCGATGTGTTCACGTTCGTTCATGACCCTCCCACGGGCCAGCAAGAATGGTACCCGCGGGGCCGCTTACCCGACCGTCCAGAGTCCGGTCTGCGGCCGCGAGAGGAACTCGCCTCCCTCCGGCCTGACGACGATGATCTCCTCCATCGTCGCGATCCCGTGGCCGGGGATGGTGATCCGCGGCTCGAGGGTGTAGACCTGGGACTCCTCGATCTTCAGGTAGGGGAGGTTCCCGTAGCGTTCCCACTCGGGGCAGAGGAGACCGGCGCCGTCGTGGGTCGAACGCCCGACCTGGTGGCCGAGGGCGTGCGGGTACTCGTCGTATCCCCTGGACGTGATGTGGGTTCGGGCGATCGCGTCTATCTCCCGCCCTTCCATGCCCGGGCGGATCGCCTCGGCGGCGAGGCGGATCGCGTCGCGGATCGTCTCGAAGGCGCTC
It encodes:
- a CDS encoding immune inhibitor A yields the protein MKRIAVVILLAATITAALRCDAETTTLARVRLSRDLSPADLAAAGVETIASYPDGRLDVAVTDEQLAWLRNRTFHVRILARPSLAAAAALDANLGLYHTVAETEAALDSLAAAYPALTRIDTLGWSVEGRPIRAIKISDDAAIDEDEPEVLLMGCHHARELMSVEVPLLLAGHLLGRYGESPAIAGLVDGREIWIVPIVNPDGHVYVEQNHAGDWWTWWRKNRRDNGDGTFGIDLNRNYSYRWGYDDIGSSGSTGSSLYRGPAPFSEPETRAVRDFCAGREFSVALSYHSYGELIIYPWGYDAVYTDDHDLFSILADTLRRGNGYAPGCTAEDILYPTNGDTDDWAYGETAEKGRFFSFTVELNSFEEGGFAPPEGLIGPTFDAVLELNLALIRRAGEPRGVLGPRPPAIEPVTPLAAPSYLVSWKRSAAKDPNPAVRWDVWEIAGLGGVEDSCEAGDVLWEPDGFVQTDEWGYALPGSWYSGRGNDLASRLEMRTIYPLWLGDTLRCMLWYDIEDYYDFFYLEASLDDGLTWETVPGNLTTDADPFGANRGEGITGSSEGWVEALFLLDRLGVLLGDAALRLRFSYHTDSSISGQGVYLDLVSPVADCESFALAATAVPDTFLVVTPVRTGTFHYLARGIDAEGHAGRRSRLAGTEVDRTTPADLPSAASAFPPNRPNPFNPSTIFRYVVGAADAPGGLAAVRLELYDAAGRRIATIDEGPRAPGSYAVRWDGTNASGRRAASGVYFARLLVGGRRFARKAVLLR
- a CDS encoding aminopeptidase; the protein is MDKLHSAAKRAVVNSLKLKKGERFLIVTDRQKMKIAEAMAYWAKTVGAETTTYLMTETLRPIDEPTELFKTMIRRIDAMVYMLEGRPEEKPFRYFMVGAGGRYGRICMMPGITSDMMERLVNVDFRKMDALTKKVIRTIKDCPEVHVTNAKGTDITFSVKGRKWMNDNGDISKKGMHGNLPAGECYTCPVESTFTGRIVIGLIDDKLGRGVLTFEKGELVDFSGRGVTEIMKSIGRDKTGRMIGEFGIGTNRGAKICRNMLEAEKAFGTVHFAIGDSYGLGKNKSKWHFDGLVEKVTLVAGRKTLIRNGKFLVT
- a CDS encoding O-antigen ligase family protein; amino-acid sequence: MNEREHIAAPGRTTGRSRFRWLRPSAIVLGMGILVGSQIASPAKRVIEAIVGVVVVLVLWNFSTIGALWFLVVMYPFPFAISLGTSNFVFTIVIFLIHMIRVSAGQERFFLDKRVAAPVLFLVGTYILSLYNVLGVQPMLLQRSALLHTGNFIAAALFFFMIISFVDNEKALERTVKFMVVCSTLVVIFTVVEMLYPGRTLIPFWLYTRHRAQLIMRDIRMGGPFHDFELVAEFFAINILILLFMVVRARRMLWRGLYLFLLVSNLAMMLATITRGAFISLFIGLAYLTILSRRDLDIVRFVGIAAGFALLIVILETFVSQYTTSGSLFERLLKTTFERGVVPTNRMAAWSGAIERGMEHPFIGKGPGWDFASGLDKGLWPHNVYLFYFNITGIVGLAAFLFFLWRIFRMTTPAIHASIVTASFPVAFLKILHVCFVLFAVDQLKIEYLRNEKYVFFIWLLFAMIAATSNIVRKQERERNRSAPVLAPSSGGGPT